The window aCGTCAGTATTGACGAATGACCGTTAGTCAAATTTTAACGGAGGGACAtcttatttttttgaaagtttAGGTATCAAAAAATTGGGGTTTTTTAGTTCAAAGACCTAAAACATAAACGGCCTATAGTTCCCGGACGAATGAATTAATTTTCTCGACAACTTTATACACAGTATGTTTAGTCCACCACTATAATAGCATGATATGGTCCGCTTTGGGACGAGCCGGAACGGGTTTGTTTTTGGACATCTCCCCGAAGGTCTCATGCTAAATTACCTCTTTATATTCCAGCTATATTCCAGCTATTGGCCCCTCCTAGAACAAATGTGTGACAACTCCTAACAATTGATAAGTTAGCCAAAACTGGGGATTGTACTAGAGATCCACAAAACTTCAAGCTACAACATTGATCAATAATTAACCATACAACGTGATCAAGAATTGTAATTACACTGCTTCACCGGTTGTTACAGTTATTTTAACAATTGCAGAGAAATATCCATAAATACGAGCAATGTAGTTCAAATATTTAACCATCCAGTGATGCTTTAAATACATTTCAAATCAGAAATTCTGTTTTTAATTTCACATCCTTCCAGTTTAATAATCTTTATAACATAAAAATACTAAACCCAATTTTCAATCATAAATTCATGTTCATCTAACCACcacattagagcatctccgggtaacatgttccctaaatatataataaaatattcattttataagagattactacattttattgaatgggaactcgaacaacattccctatttctatttcctattattattataatattatattcaacttgtaagtaGGAGAGAGAAAGGAGGGAAAGAGGGGGAAAAAATagagaagtgaatattttattcttcaaaatagtatgaggaatggttccacaatccttaaaaatgagaaataaagtgggcatcctaactttttaaggGATGGCTAGCACTCTGCtggagttgtgttttatgtCATATTCCTTATATTAATAGTTTAGGACACCATATAGGGAAGCTGCTAGAGATGCTCTTAAACCTAAGCCAGATGATATTTATATGTAGAAAAAATTCCATTTCAAATTCTGAAGAGATCTACGTACTGCTACTGCCATGTTTTTGTTGTATACACATGTGAAAGTTTACGAGCTCAGACACAAAAGATATAAGGAAAGTAaatctccaaaaaaaaaaaaatacaaaatataaagaaataaaattccCAGAGTAGTACAGTGATCATATATTAAGAGTTCAGTGATCACTTATAGCTTGCTCTAAATCAAAAAGGGGAAGACAGGGGAAATTATAACTTAAAGTTTTTAAATGTTCTGAAGCATGAGCAGAAGCAGACTGCAAAGAGTttaatcatatagaatatatatccTCAACAACATGTTCCAAGTGTTTGATCTCCGCTCTTGTTGAAGCCCTAGGAAATCGCAACATCTCCTCTGCCGCTGCCAATGCTACATCCTTATTTATGTCCTGACCACAGTGGATGAACATTGTTTTAAGCAACGGCGAGTGGCCTAGTAGAAACTGCACTAGCTCCAACTCAGCTTTGAGACCTCTGAAATGACTAAATATGACAATTTTAAGATGATCTCCAATGCTCTTCTGAGACACTTTTTTCCAATAATCTTCAAGATCGCCTTCTTTGGTATCCTTGTCGGCCtagtaaaagataaaatattcaACAGGTGTCAATAAATAGCTATAGCAATACAGAATGTGTTAAAGTGCATATGACTCACCTTGATATGTAATTTGCACAGATTGGGAGAACTTTGAATCAAACAAAGCAAAGTAGAGACTTCGTTTACGTCGGTCAagtttatatcatatatacctAGAGTCTTTAGGTAAAGCAGAGGTTCATGAAGTCTATTTGGAGCTCCTCCTGCGGCCAAGTACTTTGATACAAGTAGCGAACAAAGAGCACAAGTTAGATGTTAATGAACAAAGCAGAGTTATAAAGTAAACAATGTGGAGAGGATTTAAATATCACCTTAATAAAATTCATTCCTACTGAAAACTTCTCAATTTTAGGTAAACAGCTGAGAACCTTGACCACATTGAATGCTTTTGTGTGCACTATTGCGTCTCTTGACAGCCAGAAAGAATATTGTATAAGGTTTTGTAACCCAGCCAAAGAAATTTCGGGAGTCATAAACGAAACCAATTGATGAAAGTATTTGAGATGAGGAGCGCGGAAGTTCATACGGAAGAGGCCTTCACAATTCACCAAAGTCAACTTCTCAAGCACAGGACAATCGAAGACATGTTCTTCAGCAATAACAACATCAATCAGCTCAAGATATTTCAAACAAGTAAGTCCTCCCGATGCAGGTGTATAGGGAAACCAAAAATCAACAAGCCTCAAATGAGTCAGATTCAACGAAGAGAAATTCAGTGCTGTAGAATGTTCAGACATAAAGCCCTCTATAGTAAGCTGCTTAATACCATTCCTTGATAATAAAGGAATCCACTGATCTATATAATCCTGAAAAACTAGAGTATCGTTATCGATATCCTGAGGACAACTGAGGGAGAATTTGAGAATGGGGCCATTGTGAAGCAGGATAACTTTATTAATCACACTGACAAATTTTAACATCTTTAGTTCTTCATCATGGAAATGCTCTAAATAATTATCCCACACACTATCAAGGAATATATCATCAAAGGCTAGTTGTGGAATCGTAGTCCAGCAGTGTCTCCAATCTCTTGACAGAATAGCAGTTCTCACTGCATCTCGTATTGGCAGCAAACATAGGATAGTTTCTTTTAAATTCTGAGGCAACTCACTGATTATATCTTTCTTGAACCTAGCAGACTTTCTAATTCTTGATTTTTCCATTCTCCTCTGCAAAGAAAATGTCATTCTGTTATATCCTAGATTTATGATGCATGCATTATATTCACATGACACATCATATTGTACAACATAGAAGCTTACTAATTTTACTAGACCTTATCGGAGAAATCTATCAGACTTAAATGTAATTATCAATGAAAACTAAGGTTGCGTTCACTTGGACAAAATAAAATTGGGGAGAATGGAACGAAATTTATACTCTAAATTGGGGGCAAGTAGAGAAAAGGTCTCTAATTTTCGTTCCTTTAAGCATTACATTGCAACTACTTGAACAAGAAATCTAACTCTCACATTTTGAAAAGAATGCTCATATCATTTAACATCATGTTTCCCTTCTATCTTAATCATAGAATGTTCAGACACACTCGTACTTACTCGCTATTTTCTAATACTCCCTTTTTTCTCcattaaacttttttttaatgattttccattccattccatttgaTTGAACACAACCGAAGTATTTTAACTTTTTCGTTCTCTCTTTCCTTCTTTCTAAACTTTTCCTCTTCCGGTATTATAGTAATCAAAACTTATGTATTAAAAcatcttttaaatcaaactaTTTTGCAAAAAGTTATTGGAATCCCTTATTCATTTTCTTgtttattaataatacataatatgTACTATCCTTGAACAAATTAAGTGATTTAGGCTCCGTTGGTGAGTGCATTTTAAAACTACAATGCTATTAAACATAAGTGTTGCCAAGATAATTGTTTGGTGATAATTTAGATGTATATACATGTTTTGAAGTATAATATACAATATCAACACTTTTGGCGATATTTGATAATGACACCTATAATAGTCTTTCATGAAAACCTTAAAACGGCTTTTCCCAAAAGAATAAGCCTATTTCCTCTAGAAAATAACTTTTGAGTCAACAAAGTTTGTCGAATATTTTCGAAAAAATTAATTGACACGTCCCTGAACTATTCGAGATTTATTGGATAGGCCCCttaataaaagattttgcaTTCTAGGTTCTTTAACTTTTCAAATCTTTTGGATTACGTCCTTCCGTTAAAAAGATTCTAACATCTGTCAGAATCTTGTTGACATGACAAATTTCTTAAGActttattaattgatttgtaAATTGGAAGgagaaatgaaattaaaacaaaaatagacATACCGGCTAATATATACCCGTTAAGAGAATCATTACACACTACATACACATAACTTTATCTATTTGTGGGATTAGGGTTTAACTCTGAAATTGGGATAAATATTTGACATTTCAATGACTTATTATTTCCCAGATTTTGGTATGCAATATTTATATTACTCTCGGAGattttttgacaatttttgTTGGGACTCGGGTATTTTAACTGATTATTGACAGATTGTTGGTATACGAAAATGTGTATGTTGTGTAAGAAGGGGTGAACAATGGGTCAGGCGGAGAAAATATTGGACTTAAATTTCGGTGAGCTCGAGTTGTCGGTGTTAGTTAGTGTTTACAAAAAAGATGAGtatgtatttgtatatgtattGACTATGTattgggtgtgtgtgtgtgtgtatagatgTGTATACAGAGCAGAAAGATGAAAGAGAGCTGGTGGCCACCACCACAATGGAGGCCATGGCTGGTGGTGGTGGGTTATTGAAGGATGAAAAGGAGGTGAAAGTAAGTATGTATGTCTAGATGGGAGtaaggaaaagagagagagaatatgACATGTTCCATTATTTTTAGTCATCTCTGTTCTTTTTCTCAATTCGTCCAAGTAATGCATCACAACTTAAAAAAAACTGATGTCATCAATGTTCTTTTTCTCAATTCGTCCGAGTAATGCATGAAAAGTTTAAAAAAGCTGCTACATAGCTAGATTTTAACATCCATTAGAATTTAACTAAAAGAAGGACTTGAACCAGATATTTCAAAAGTTTAAATACCTAAGATAAGACATTTTTAATTTAGGGACCTAaacaataaaatacaaataGTTCAGGGATGTACTATTTAATTTTTTCCAACATTTTTTTGGTGATTTTTAGCAAAAGAGTGTTGATGCTCTCTATCTAGAACCATATGGTGTCAGAAGGCACTTTTCAACACTCTCATGCCATCCCACTAGATATTTAACCAAAACCTTAAACCTTAAagtttcataaatttttaacaCTCTCCTATCAATTATTGGTaccatttaatttaaaaaatgatagcGGAGAAACTTAAACTTGAGCCTCCTCCTACCAATTTCGAATACCAATAAACACATTTAGACCTGTCAACAGACCGGAGCTCCGACGTGATCCATACGAGCCGGGGCCTTCTTACCATTTATGTGAGTCTTCGATTgtgattattttgattaatcatttatttaattagtatgTATGAGTTGTATAGTCAGAGCATCTAATACCAGTATCCCGTAAATTATACCATTTTGCTGGGCTTTATAACAATCCTTTAATAATTAAGAATTACCTTGACCCCTATCACTAActtgatgtgattttttttaccaTAATGAAAATGTATCATGCTACTTACGTCATGGTGTCTCGTTTAATCTTATCCTTCCTGAACTCGAAGAATCACCgacatgatttttttaaatacttttaaatctaagtaaataaaataaaaaaaaagttaaatatgaATTCAGATTTCCCATCCGTGATTCGTGATCCTAATGGATCCAGATATGAATCGGTCTGTAAAAAATCCGGTCTAGATCTGATCCAAATTCgataaaataaatggatatggattcAAACCCGATCTGTTGACGGGCctaaacaaattaaataaacgAAGATGGACACACTCAAACTTAAGGTGCCTCTGACCAATTACCAATgccaataaatatttaaattaaataaatttgatggAAAAACTCGACGCCGAGCTCCCACCAACCAATTACCAATACCAATGTGTATATGTTTAAATACATGGGGTTTAATTTCCAATACCAATATATACATTACTTAAATGAGGATGGAAAAACTCAAACTCAAGGCACCTCCAATAAATTACCAATGCcaatgaatatttaaattaaatatatgtggTGGAAAAACTCGAAGTGGAGCTCCCACCAACCAAtatcaatataaaaaaaataaatgggGTTTGGGGGGCTCGAACCTGAGTCCTCTCCCAAACTGAAATATGATATCATGTTAAAGTAACCACTTCATCAGAAATCTTAAGTTATCACCCGATAATACACATATAtccataaaaaatatcaaacagaTTGAAGCAAACATAGAGTCAGAATAGCTTACTAATTTATCTAGAGGAAAAATAAACCACCCATCGAATCCTTCACAACATCTTGACCATTGTAAGTCTGTAATACTCCACTAAGAAAAAAGTGTATGTGCCCTTTTATCGTGCTGATTGGTGTAACCGTCTTTCACTTTTTCAATTATGTTAAAAAGATTATCGAATCTCAAGgatattattaaaaagattttaaaatGTATGTTACAATCTTAGCATATCTAATCATAATCAAAAAcattttaagttatttaatttatatgattttatagcTACTATTAAGATATTAATTGctagtataaattttttaattactcCGAATTTGTTaactttgaaaaatattaatgattcatTTACTGTTTTGGATTTAACAGTCTTCTGAATCCTTTGAAATTGAGTATacatttaaaagaattttaccAAGATTTTTGAAAGGTGTATTCGATCCAGATTCTAAATGGTAAAGACATCTAGTGATACCTCACAAATATTAtaagattaaaattgatttagatCACATAGAGGGCCGGTGGGATTTGCACCTTTATATTGGGTATCAAAAGCTTAAAACATCTTCTATAAACTTTAGAACTAGGATTATGTCAATGTTGGATAAACCGAAGTTTATACTAAATTCGGTGACTCCAATATTGACCTTCATGTTAAGTCTTTGAAGAACTATTCACAGCCTTATCCGAATGGTGTGCCTACTAAGATTGCTATGCCAGCCATTCAAGCAACAAATTTTGTGATCAAACTGACGTTGCTCATTATGATCCAACAAAATCAGTTTGATGGTCTTCCCATAAAAGACCCTACACTTCATCTACAAAGGTTTCAGCAGCTCTGGTCTACTATTAAGTATCATGGAGTCACTACAGAACAACTGAAAATTATGTTGTTTGGGTTTTCTCTTCGTGATAAAGTTCGGAATTGGTTGAATGACATCAAATGACTAATCGGGATGAAATTGCTCAAGCCTTCCTCACCGAGTATTTCCCTCCCAACAAAACACAATAATCTGGTGGACAAGTTGACAACTTTCAagaaataatatgatgacactCTTAAAGATGCTTGGGAAAGATTGAAGTACACTCAACGTTCGTGTCCTTTTCACAATCTTGAGAAGTGGTTTCCTCTTAAACGCTTCTACTATGGTCTTGACTCTGAGATGAAGAGCACGGTTGATATGTTgtatgtgatgttttttcagATAAAGGAGTTGATGAAGGTTATGCCTTTCTTACTAATCTGGCTACAAATCGCTTCAATAATCTTAGAGCACCTAAGAAAGGGGGTAAACCTGAATTGATGTTTATTCACTTTTTATCATTTCAACTGGCAACATTGACACAATAAATTCATTCCTTGAAAAGTTTATAGGCGTCTAATACTCAACGTACGAGTACTAATGCATTATCTTCTATGGATcctataaataatcaattttgttAAGTATGTGGTGTTCAAAGCCACCTTGGTATTAGATTGTTCGTACAATGTTCAGAATTCACAGAAATTTTAGATGGAGTAGGCAAATGTTTTTCAACGATGACAGTATTATAATCCCTTCTCCAATACTTACAATCTGGGATAGAGAGATCATCCTAATTTCTCATATAGGAATAATGATGCTCAAAATCTTCCTCTTCCTAAGCATCAACAACAATATCAGCAGTCATATCAGAATCCCCTGCAACAACAATATTGGCCTTTTTAGAGACCTACGAATCCTCCGGGATTTCAAAAACCCGCTCAACAAAAAGTTCCTCCATCTAGCCTGGATGCACAACCTGATCAGACGAATGAGATGTTAAGGTTGTTGATGCAAGAGATTAAAGATATGAAAGTTCACAACAAGATGATGGAGACTCAAATTGCACAACTAGCCAGCTCTTCAACTACAAGGCAACCTGGCTCTTTACCATCTCAACCAACTCATCCAAAGACGAATGTAAATGTTATTGCTTTGAGGAGTGGTCTCACATATGATGGTCCTCCGGGCTCCAATGCCTGCTAATAATGTGATTGACGAGAAAGAAAAAGGAAAGCTCCAATGATGACAAGGTGAATAAATTTGTTGATTTGACAAGCAAAGGTGGAACTGAAGGAGACAAGATGGATGATGTAGAGAAAACAAAGAGTGAAACAGGTAAACATGAATCTTACAAATAGAACATAACAGTAATAAGTTTGTAAAATGGTTCATAGCAATAACAAACATTGGACATTATGCACGGTACGCAGAAGATACAGTAGTGTGCGAGGTTTGAAAACATTAAGGTGCGGGAATTAGAAAGTGTACTCACTTGAGGTATGGAGAAAGGTTATTTTCAAACCAAGGCTTGTCGGAGAAGCTGTATTAGCTGGTTAAAAGGAGAACGCATTGTTTATTCACAAGAAATAGACATGTGGTATGCTATCAGGAAGCGGTGGCATTTTTGCAATTAAGTGGAAAGTTGGGGTCAATGAGTGTTCTTGCAATAGTTACCGTACAAATAACGCAACAGAAACTATTATAtaaagagataaaaaaaatacttaacaTACATATTAGTGCTCTTTTGTGATAAGATTCAAGCACACATAAAAATAGAGTTTGGAACAACTTCTAATTGTTTCAAATTTTGTGATTTCATCATAAATGAGAAAGGAATGGATGAACAGAGAACAAACtatattctaaattaaaatgtcataccaaATTTTTGGTATTTGTATGGAAATCAATCAAAAGATAAATTAACACAAGAAAAACATAATCAACCAATACAAATAACCAAATATGGCAATTGAACCATGATCAAAAATTCGTCTGTGAAGATCTAAACAACAGACTGTCATTAATTCATCTTTTGTAGttcaatacaatttttttcagcGGTTCAAAAGAGACTTGACTAAACAATCTAAAGCTCTATAAAAACTTCCATCTTTTTGGGCACTATTTAGTGCTGATTTACTATACTCCTTGGCTCTTGCTGTTCGTGTTTGTTTCTCATCACACCACCAACTGAGCCAAATTCGTCAGAATTAGGAATTTTTTCTTCCCCTCACACACTCTAGTTCCCAGCTTAAGCTCATCCAACAAATCAGCATTGGCAAACTGATAAGCCCCCAGTGGCCAAGTCAGCATGAGCAATCCTGCTACAATGGACTCGAACATGGAGTTCCACCTTCAATGAGTTAAGAACGCTCCCACGGCTCTGTGTCTCAGTATCAATACCTGCGGGGACCAGCCCTTCACAATAAATCCCCTCCCAGCAACACGATCTTGGAAGCCAGATGGAATTATGCCGTAATCTCCTGTCATGTGTCCTTAGTCGGGTCTTTGTATGACCAAAGAAAATGGACTCCACTATTCTCTAATGCCAATGCCAGCATCTGCATTTGCTTAGTTGTCAACATAGCTTCACTTCCAAACCAAACGTACAAAATCGTCTCATCTTCAAATTGATCAAGCCACGATCTGATTTCATTGGCTCTAATTTTCAACACCAGCAGGGAGAGTAGAGTTGGCTGGAAAAGGCAAAACGAGGGGATGAATAGATGCAGGGTGTTCAGTGACAAGTGGTGTGAGTAATGGAGGTTCTTAGGGGTCACAAGAATTGAGATATTTAAGTTCCGAAGAGCGAGTTGGTGAGTGAGGTCTAAGAGAGGTAACAAATGACCTGTGCAGGATTGGGAAGACCAGGGTATGTGCTCCTGGTTCTGAGACTGCCATTTTGTTGTTGTGCAGAAGAAAAAAACTGGAGGACACATGGAGAAACTTCTCTTGCCATTTATGGAAACTCCAAGcctgattaaaaataaatttgtagcaAAAACTTAAAACGCGGTTGCAAAAAAAAAGCATTTACCCATATCCCAAACCTCCAGAAGAGTCAGGTTCAACAAGTTAAGACATgtctaataataaatatgaatcaAGTGTACTAATTTCATTCTCTACAGTAAGTTGCTTGATGCCCTTTCTTGAGAACAACATAATCCGCTTACCCATGTTATCTGATAATCACAAGATAATCTTTAAAAAAGAGGAGAAGAAGAACCTTTTAATTTTTGAAGACTCTAAAAACCTATTGAAGCACTGATTTCAATGTTCGTTACATATGAAGTTAAAAGGTTGTTTAAAGAGGCAATTAGAATGCTCCAAACTACTTgccataaaaaaaaaaggacaaaCCTTACCAAAATTGTGAAAGATTCATTTTTAGCCAAAGCCCAGTTCTCCTTTGGTGCAAATAAGAATCAGTCAGGATCCAGCTTCAGAACAAGTTGATCATAatctttatacatatataaattaaactGATTAACCCAAGGTCCAAAATCATTAATATCTAAAGGGCGTTGTAAGTGTTTGATCTGCTCTCTGGAAAATTCCACTATCTCTTCTAACATTTTACATATTTAGCAAAAGCGGCTAAATTACAAAGAACATGCAAAAGCTTTGATCAATGTTATTCTTCTAGTGCATCAAGCCAAGGTCCAACCCAAGGTCCATAATCAACAGCATGAAAGGGGTATTTTAAGTGTTTGATTTGAGCTCTTGGTGAAGCTCTAGAAAATTCCAACATCTCTTCTAATATTTCAAATGCATCATCTTTTCCCATCTCCCAATCATAGTGAATGAACATTGTTTTCAGCAACGGGGAGCTGGCAAGTAGAAACTTGACTAGCTCCAACTCACCTTCGAGACCTCTGAAATTACTGAATGTGACAATTTCAAGATGATCTACAGTACATTCCTCGGAAGCGTCTTCCCAACGACTGTTAAGATTCTCCTCTTCGGCCTCATCGCTTCCCTATTACAAGAGAATATATTCTAGAATTGTCAAAAATAAGCTACAGCGATACAGAATGAGTGTAAGTGCATATGGCTCACCGAAATATGTAGTTTGCACAAGTTGGGAGCACTCCGTATCAAACAGCGCAAACAAGAGACCTCGGACAAACAATTTAAATCTATATCACAGATACATAGAGTCTTAAGGTAAGGTAGTGGTTTGGTAAACCTCTTTGGAGAACCTCCTGCAGCCAAGTACTTCAAAACAAGTTGCAAACAGTGAACAAAATAATTGGAC of the Daucus carota subsp. sativus chromosome 4, DH1 v3.0, whole genome shotgun sequence genome contains:
- the LOC108217147 gene encoding F-box/FBD/LRR-repeat protein At1g13570, which translates into the protein MTFSLQRRMEKSRIRKSARFKKDIISELPQNLKETILCLLPIRDAVRTAILSRDWRHCWTTIPQLAFDDIFLDSVWDNYLEHFHDEELKMLKFVSVINKVILLHNGPILKFSLSCPQDIDNDTLVFQDYIDQWIPLLSRNGIKQLTIEGFMSEHSTALNFSSLNLTHLRLVDFWFPYTPASGGLTCLKYLELIDVVIAEEHVFDCPVLEKLTLVNCEGLFRMNFRAPHLKYFHQLVSFMTPEISLAGLQNLIQYSFWLSRDAIVHTKAFNVVKVLSCLPKIEKFSVGMNFIKADKDTKEGDLEDYWKKVSQKSIGDHLKIVIFSHFRGLKAELELVQFLLGHSPLLKTMFIHCGQDINKDVALAAAEEMLRFPRASTRAEIKHLEHVVEDIYSI